A DNA window from Hordeum vulgare subsp. vulgare chromosome 1H, MorexV3_pseudomolecules_assembly, whole genome shotgun sequence contains the following coding sequences:
- the LOC123403676 gene encoding disease resistance protein RPM1-like, producing the protein MAEAVVGKLVVMLGAALVKEAVILGGALLGKEATALRGLFKKIRRSKAELENMQAYLHEAERFKDTDKTTAIFVHEVRGLAFQIEDVVNEFTYKLEDCKHGGFAGEMKKRLKHIKTWRRLAAELQEIEAQLQDANRRKRDYAVTGRSATTVRSTNRGQTLQFTKDEDLVGIKENKERLIRWLTGSGDGMEQRNNKVIMVWGMPGVGKTTLVDHVYNIVKEDFDVAAWVTVSENYRIEDLLKKIAAQFSVIIEVTNIQIRGLAKSIHNYLESKNYILVLDDVWDERLWSEIRDVFSTSNCTSRVVMTSRKQTVLATREFAYRIHLEPLQAHHSWVLFCKGAFWNVDEQKCPLELHELAWKFIAKSQGLPIAIACIGRLLSCKPQNSAEWEDVYRCLDSQLAKDVIPDAHMILKVSLEDLPFDLKNCFLHCALSPEDYVLKRRKTMRQWITVGFITERDESKTLEEVAEGYLVELVNRSLLQVVERNYAGRLKYCRMHDVIRLLALNKAKEECFGKVYNGTGGTRAFSVEGARRISVQAGSLEQLSPSGATKLRALHVFENDINVDLLKHILTSSNLLSTLDLQGTNIKMLPNEVFDLFNLRYLGLRDTLIESMPEALGRLQNLEVLDAGHSKLTYLPKSVVKLQKLRHLYACTLAGTIGSIIGVKVPGGMQHLAGLRALQSVKATPEFLREVGALTELRTFDVCSVQSGHSADLSNAITRMRHLVHLEIGAAAENEVLRLERLYLPPTLSWLSLEGQLEKTSMPQLFSSWSHLNSLTRLTLAFSNIDEETFSCLHVLSGLRFLQLWNAFKGKRLDFHAGSFPKLSRLHICGTPQLSQVGIEEGAMQELVELLLADCPKLKFLPDGIEHLAALEKLLLYDTSEELIEKLRQNRDSNECSQDEIKISHIRIVTVALSYKGLAGRIR; encoded by the coding sequence ATGGCAGAAGCTGTTGTCGGGAAGCTGGTGGTCATGCTTGGTGCGGCGCTTGTGAAAGAGGCGGTTATCCTGGGTGGGGCGCTACTCGGCAAGGAAGCCACCGCCCTCAGGGGCCTCTTCAAAAAAATCCGTCGGTCCAAGGCGGAGCTGGAGAACATGCAGGCCTACCTGCACGAAGCGGAGCGGTTCAAGGACACCGACAAGACCACCGCCATCTTCGTCCACGAGGTCAGGGGTCTCGCCTTCCAGATCGAGGACGTCGTCAATGAGTTCACCTACAAGCTAGAGGACTGCAAGCATGGAGGGTTCGCTGGCGAGATGAAGAAGAGGCTCAAGCATATCAAGACCTGGCGGCGTCTGGCAGCCGAGCTCCAAGAAATCGAAGCCCAACTGCAGGATGCCAACCGGAGGAAGAGGGATTACGCTGTCACTGGCAGATCTGCTACTACTGTCAGATCGACAAATAGAGGTCAAACTTTGCAATTCACTAAGGATGAGGACCTTGTGGGAATCAAAGAGAACAAGGAGAGGTTGATACGGTGGCTGACTGGTAGTGGTGATGGTATGGAGCAGAGAAACAACAAAGTCATCATGGTTTGGGGCATGCCTGGTGTCGGTAAAACCACTCTGGTCGATCATGTGTACAACATTGTGAAAGAGGATTTCGATGTTGCGGCGTGGGTAACCGTGTCGGAGAATTACCGTATTGAGGATCTACTGAAGAAGATCGCCGCCCAGTTCAGCGTCATAATCGAAGTCACTAACATTCAGATAAGAGGACTAGCAAAGTCCATCCACAACTACCTTGAAAGTAAAAATTACATCTTGGTCTTGGATGATGTTTGGGATGAGCGCTTGTGGTCAGAGATAAGGGATGTCTTCTCAACATCTAACTGTACCAGCCGAGTTGTTATGACATCAAGAAAGCAGACAGTGTTGGCAACTAGGGAGTTTGCATATAGAATTCACTTGGAACCACTACAAGCACATCACTCCTGGGTGTTGTTCTGCAAAGGGGCATTTTGGAATGTTGATGAACAAAAATGCCCATTGGAGCTGCATGAATTGGCTTGGAAGTTCATAGCAAAGAGTCAAGGCTTGCCTATTGCTATTGCATGCATTGGCCGCCTACTCTCCTGCAAACCCCAAAATTCCGCTGAATGGGAGGATGTGTACAGGTGTTTGGATTCGCAGTTGGCCAAAGATGTGATCCCTGATGCTCATATGATCCTAAAGGTCAGCTTGGAGGACCTTCCGTTTGATTTGAAGAATTGTTTTCTACATTGTGCATTGTCCCCAGAAGATTATGTATTAAAGAGGAGGAAGACAATGAGGCAGTGGATCACGGTGGGGTTTATCACGGAAAGAGATGAGAGCAAAACATTGGAGGAAGTGGCAGAGGGATACTTGGTTGAGCTTGTAAACCGAAGCCTACTGCAGGTAGTGGAAAGGAATTATGCCGGACGACTGAAATACTGCAGGATGCATGATGTCATACGCCTTCTTGCCCTCAACAAAGCCAAGGAGGAATGCTTTGGTAAAGTTTATAATGGTACTGGTGGTACTAGGGCATTCTCTGTAGAGGGTGCACGTCGCATATCAGTCCAGGCGGGAAGCCTTGAACAACTGAGCccatctggtgcaacaaagctccGTGCCCTGCATGTATTTGAGAATGATATCAATGTTGATTTGCTGAAGCATATCCTAACATCCTCGAATCTGTTGTCGACATTGGACCTGCAAGGTACTAATATCAAAATGCTGCCTAATGAAGTATTCGACTTGTTTAATCTGCGTTATTTGGGTCTTAGAGATACCTTGATTGAAAGCATGCCTGAAGCACTCGGGAGGTTACAAAATTTAGAAGTCTTGGATGCTGGGCATTCTAAGCTGACGTACTTGCCAAAGAGTGTTGTGAAGCTTCAGAAGTTGAGACACCTGTATGCATGTACTTTGGCGGGCACAATAGGAAGTATAATTGGGGTCAAGGTGCCTGGTGGCATGCAGCACTTGGCAGGACTGCGGGCTCTTCAATCTGTCAAAGCCACTCCAGAATTTCTTCGTGAGGTTGGAGCTCTGACAGAGCTAAGAACATTCGATGTCTGCAGTGTGCAAAGTGGACACTCTGCTGACTTGAGCAATGCTATCACTAGAATGAGGCATCTTGTTCATCTTGAAATTGGCGCTGCAGCTGAGAATGAGGTGCTGCGCCTGGAAAGGCTATACTTACCTCCAACCCTTTCTTGGCTTAGTTTAGAAGGGCAGCTAGAGAAAACATCAATGCctcagcttttctcttcttggtcaCATCTTAATAGCCTTACTCGGTTGACCCTGGCATTCTCCAATATTGATGAGGAAACCTTTTCCTGTTTGCACGTGCTAAGTGGTCTACGCTTTCTTCAGCTATGGAACGCTTTCAAAGGGAAGAGGTTGGATTTTCATGCAGGTTCATTTCCAAAACTTAGCCGTCTACACATATGTGGCACACCACAGCTCAGCCAAGTTGGAATAGAGGAGGGTGCGATGCAAGAACTCGTTGAGCTACTGTTGGCAGACTGTCCTAAGCTAAAGTTTCTTCCAGATGGCATCGAACACCTTGCAGCCCTTGAGAAATTATTGTTGTATGACACATCAGAAGAGCTAATAGAGAAGCTCCGGCAGAACAGAGATTCAAATGAATGCAGCCAAGATGAAATAAAGATTAGCCACATAAGGATTGTTACAGTTGCACTGAGCTATAAAGGGCTTGCAGGAAGGATTAGGTGA